TGATAAGTATTGAATTGCTTCACCTGTAAATTCTAAAGTTTTATATAAAGCACCATCAACACCTAAGATTCTAATAATTTCTAAAATTAAATCTTTTCCAGTAATTTGATCTGCTGGTTTTCCTTTGAATACAACTTTAATAGCTTCTGGTACTTTAAACCAGTTACCGCCTGTAATCATTCCAAATGAAATATCAGTTGATCCCATACCTGTTGAAAATGCACCTAATCCACCATGTGTACATGTATGTGAATCTGCACCAATGATAACATCACCTGGCAATACTAAACCTTTTTCAGGTAATAATGCATGTTCAATTCCCATATCTTTTTCATCAAAGAAATATTTTAAATCATATTTTATTGCGAAATCTCTAGATATCTTTGCTTGATTTGCTGAAGCAATATCTTTTGCTGGAATAAAGTGATCAAGCACAATTGCAAAACCTTCTGGATTCGCTAATTTTTTAAAACCACCATCTTCAAATGCTTTAATAGAAATTGGAGTTGTAATATCATTTCCAATAACCATATCAATTGGACTTCTTACAATTTCTCCAGCAAATACTTTTTTGCCTACGTGTTCACTAAAAATTTTTTCTGTTATCGTTTGACCCATATTAATCTCTTTTCTCTAAATTTTCTTAATTTTTTGCCATTATAGCTTATTTTATTTTAAGCTCCCAAATTACAATATTTAACTTTTAAGTTTTCTTTCATTTTTCCATTGTTTTATTTGCATATAAATAATAATAGCAACCGCACAATTTATAATTACATCTGCTAAATTAAAAATTGCAAATTCAAAACCATAATGCCAATAAAAGTAATCAACTACTCCACCATATGTAAATCTATCCAAGATATTTGATAAACCACCTGTAAATAGCAAGGCAATTGGCAAATAATATTCTTTAAATAAATTCTTATTATTCAATAAATAAATAAATCCAGCTGTAACCATTGCTAATTGTATATATTTTAAATATTCTGATAAGAATGAAAACATTGAAAATGCAACACCATAATTATATGCCAAATGTAAAGACATATAAGGGCCCTCTTTATTCCAATCAAAATTAGCAAATCCAAATTTTACTATTTGGTCAATTGAAAATAAAACTACAAAAATAATTATTGATAAAAGTAACTCTTTTTTCATAAAACTTTTTTGAAGAATGACTTTAATATTTCCATTCCGTCTTCAACATCTTTTTTGTTTTTACCTTCTAAGAGAAGTCTAATTTTATTTTCTGTTCCGGAATATCTGATTAAATCTCTCATACCTTTTTCACGTAAAGGTTTAAGTAATTCATCTAAACCTTTAATATCTGCTAAAGGTAATTTTTCACTTACTTTCATATTGAATAAGATTTGAGGATAAAGCTCAAATGGATTTAGTACTTCACTTACTTTTTTACCTGATTTTAGAATCAAGGCTAAAACTTGAAGTGCTGAAGCTAATCCATCACCTGTTTTTGCAGTATCAGAGAAAATTATATGACCACTTTGTTCACCACCAAAATTTATACCCTCTTTTTTCATAACTTCAAGAACATATTTATCCCCAACATTAGAACGATGTAATTTAATATCATCTTTTGCTAAATAATCTTCCAATGCTTTATTTGACATTACTGTTGCAACACATGCATTACCTTGTAATAATTTAATATCTTTTAAATATTTACAAAGTGCTCCAATTAATTTATCTCCATCAACAATTTCACCTGTTTCATCAACAACAACTAGTCTATCAGCATCACCATCAAGAGCAAAACCAATATCCGCTCTATATTCTTTTACTAGTTTTGATACTTCTTCAGGATGCATAGCCCCACATTTATCATTGATATTATAACCATTTGGTTTATGGTTTATTGTAATAACATCTGCACCTAATTCTTCTAAAATTGTAGGTCCAACTTTATATGCAGCACCATTTGCACAATCTAGAACAATTCTTAAACCATGTAAAGTTAAATCTTTAGGAAAAGAGCTTTTAATAGAAACAATATATCTTCCAATAACATCATCAATTCTTTTTGAAGCACCTATATTTCTACCTGTAAGTTGATTAGAACTCATAGTTTCTGTATCTCTAAAAATTTCTTCTATTCTTTTTTCAGAATCTACACTTAATTTATCACCATGATTATCAAAGAATTTAATTCCATTATCTTCATAAGGATTATGCGATGCAGAAATCATAATACCAGCATCACATCTCATACTCTCAGTTAAATATGCAATAGCAGGTGTAGGCATTGGTCCTATTTGTATAACATCATAACCTACAGCTGTAAGCCCACTTACAAGGGCATTTTCAATCATATATCCGCTTCTTCTAGTGTCTTTTCCAACAAGTATTCTTTTTGTTGTTGAATGTTTTCTAAAATAAATACCTGCAGCCATTGCTAATTTCAATACAGTGATTGCATCTAAAAAAGTACCTGCCTCTCCTCTTACTCCATCTGTTCCAAATAGTTTCATTAAATCTTCCTAAAATTAAACTTAGTTTAAGTTGTTTTGGGTAACATTCTACCCTTAAAAATTTTATAAAGAGGTTAATTAAAATGGCAAATCATAAATCAGCTGAAAAAAGAGCAAGACAAACAATCGTAAAGACTGAAAGAAACAGATTCTACAAAACAAGAATCAAAAATGTAACTAAAGCAGTAGTAACTGCAATTGAATCTGCAGACAAAGATACTGCAACTGTAGCAATGAAAACTGCAAATAAATATTTACACCATTGTGTATCTAAAGGTGTTCTTAAAAAAGGAACTGCTGCTAGAAAAGTTAGTAGATTACAAACTGCAGTTAACGCAATATAATTATTGCAATTAAAATAATAAATTATGCTACAGGATAAACTACAGCCTTTTATTAATAGATCTGAAGAAATTAATGAATTATTAATTGCTCCAGATATCACTAGTGATATAAAGAAAATGACTGAACTTTCAAAAGAACAGTCAAGTATCGCTCCAATTGTTAATAAAGCTAAAGAGTACATCCAATTAATCAATGATATAGAAGAGAATAAAATGCTTCTAGATGATGATGAATTAGGTGAACTTGCAAAAGAAGAGCTAAAAGACTTGGAGCCAAGAAAACCAGAATTAGAAGAAGAAATTAAATTTCTAATGATTCCTAAAGATCCTAATGATGATAAAAATATCTTCTTAGAGCTTAGAGCTGGTGCTGGTGGTGATGAAGCTGCTATTTTTGTAGGTGATCTTTTTAGAGCTTACTTAATATACGCAGAAAATAATGGTTGGAAAGTTGAAATCATGAACACTAATGATAGTGAATCTGGTGGATACAAAGAAGTTGTAGTCTTAATTAAAGGTGACCTTGTATACTCAAAATTAAAATTTGAGAGTGGTACACATAGAGTGCAAAGAGTTCCAGCAACTGAATCACAAGGGAGAGTTCATACTTCAGCAATTACTGTGGCAGTTATGCCAGAAGTAGATGATGTTGAAATTGAAATTGATCCTAATGATCTAAAAATTGACGTTATGAGAGCTAGTGGTAATGGTGGTCAATCTGTTAATACTACAGATTCAGCGGTACGAATCACACACCTTCCATCTGGACTTGTTGTAACAAATCAAGATCAAAAATCTCAACATAAGAATAAAGATAAAGCTATGAAAGTTTTAAAAGCTAGACTTTATGATTTAGAAATGAATGAGAAAATGCAAAAAGAAGGTGCTGACCGAAAAGAACAAGTCGGTACTGGAGATAGAAGTGGAAGAATTAGAACTTATAATTATCCACAAAATAGAATAAGTGATCACAGAATTAATCTAACTTTGTATCGTTTAGACTATATTATGAATGACGGTTTATTTGATGAAGTAATTGATCCTCTTATTGCTGATCATCAATCTAGACTTATTGAGGCTAATGGATTATAATCCATTAGTTTTCTTTTTTACTTCAATTAAATGCTTCAATTAAATCAAATATATACTCACTATAAAAATAAACAATCATATATAATAATCAATTTTTGTAAAATTCAAGAAAATGATATTTGGGTAAAAGCAGTTATTTATAAACCAGATAATTGTGAAGAACTATTTGTTAGAGAATACAAAGAGTTTGAAGAAAAGTTCATTTTAAAACCATAAAAAA
This genomic interval from Poseidonibacter antarcticus contains the following:
- the lspA gene encoding signal peptidase II, coding for MKKELLLSIIIFVVLFSIDQIVKFGFANFDWNKEGPYMSLHLAYNYGVAFSMFSFLSEYLKYIQLAMVTAGFIYLLNNKNLFKEYYLPIALLFTGGLSNILDRFTYGGVVDYFYWHYGFEFAIFNLADVIINCAVAIIIYMQIKQWKNERKLKS
- the glmM gene encoding phosphoglucosamine mutase, producing the protein MKLFGTDGVRGEAGTFLDAITVLKLAMAAGIYFRKHSTTKRILVGKDTRRSGYMIENALVSGLTAVGYDVIQIGPMPTPAIAYLTESMRCDAGIMISASHNPYEDNGIKFFDNHGDKLSVDSEKRIEEIFRDTETMSSNQLTGRNIGASKRIDDVIGRYIVSIKSSFPKDLTLHGLRIVLDCANGAAYKVGPTILEELGADVITINHKPNGYNINDKCGAMHPEEVSKLVKEYRADIGFALDGDADRLVVVDETGEIVDGDKLIGALCKYLKDIKLLQGNACVATVMSNKALEDYLAKDDIKLHRSNVGDKYVLEVMKKEGINFGGEQSGHIIFSDTAKTGDGLASALQVLALILKSGKKVSEVLNPFELYPQILFNMKVSEKLPLADIKGLDELLKPLREKGMRDLIRYSGTENKIRLLLEGKNKKDVEDGMEILKSFFKKVL
- the rpsT gene encoding 30S ribosomal protein S20, which codes for MANHKSAEKRARQTIVKTERNRFYKTRIKNVTKAVVTAIESADKDTATVAMKTANKYLHHCVSKGVLKKGTAARKVSRLQTAVNAI
- the prfA gene encoding peptide chain release factor 1; this encodes MLQDKLQPFINRSEEINELLIAPDITSDIKKMTELSKEQSSIAPIVNKAKEYIQLINDIEENKMLLDDDELGELAKEELKDLEPRKPELEEEIKFLMIPKDPNDDKNIFLELRAGAGGDEAAIFVGDLFRAYLIYAENNGWKVEIMNTNDSESGGYKEVVVLIKGDLVYSKLKFESGTHRVQRVPATESQGRVHTSAITVAVMPEVDDVEIEIDPNDLKIDVMRASGNGGQSVNTTDSAVRITHLPSGLVVTNQDQKSQHKNKDKAMKVLKARLYDLEMNEKMQKEGADRKEQVGTGDRSGRIRTYNYPQNRISDHRINLTLYRLDYIMNDGLFDEVIDPLIADHQSRLIEANGL
- a CDS encoding DUF1653 domain-containing protein, with amino-acid sequence MLQLNQIYTHYKNKQSYIIINFCKIQENDIWVKAVIYKPDNCEELFVREYKEFEEKFILKP